A window from Pelodiscus sinensis isolate JC-2024 chromosome 31, ASM4963464v1, whole genome shotgun sequence encodes these proteins:
- the LOC102461503 gene encoding uncharacterized protein LOC102461503 isoform X1: protein MVSIQKAAQEYKEILEAHLKTLREEREMLLGRKMTAERKSHEYLKQTQGERQMIVVEFQQLRQFLKEQERLLLAQLQKLDEEIVRLQTDTVRKLSAQISRLSQVIGELEGKCQKPGSEFLQGVRCTLRGCEMGQFQLPEEICPEVEEQVSSFSQKTIALSETLRQFKDTLPSALERTRGKSLGAFRQGCRTAMSVSSTANGLQSQGQEMAVEEPVSFEEVALCFSEEEWALLDPGQRALYRDVMQENCEAVSWLGQWACHLLLAGTEEALASDQAGFPVSEAHMISWEERGEELQIPDLQGCEEGEIISDTHTADDGMLNENNEESLQQQALEEMTPHVMLLARSEGRVSQKPEQGEICKSQHSLDRQQGNHPEKGQGKSRHRSRGVIKIETIQQKISHEQAPSTYNDYATLVEHQRIHREKPFICSDCGKSFLWKSHLNQHGRIHTGEKPFSCSDCGKTFSRNSTLITHKSVHTEEKPFYCSECGKSFSRRSNLSRHRRTHTTEPCFSSSGCGESFRERSDLVRHRGIRTGEKPFSCSDCGKSFTWKLHLNLHRRMHTGEKSFICSDCGKSFIWKSHLTAHRRMHTGEKPFSCSDCGKSFSGHSHLINHVRIHTGEKPFSCSDCGRSFRRNSHLVTHRRIHTGEKPFSCSTWACRVHHTACSSCLCLGKQESQE, encoded by the exons tctgagggaagagagagaaatgctGCTGGGAAGGAAAATGACAGCAGAGAGGAAAAGCCAtgagtatctg aaacagacacaaggcgagaggcagatgattgtggttgagtttcagcagctgcgtcAGTTCCTGAAGGagcaagagcgactcctgctggcccagctgcagaaGCTGGACGAGGAGATTGtgaggctccagactgacactgtcaggaaactcTCTGCGCAGATTTCCCGTCTCAGCCAGGTGatcggtgagctggaggggaagtgtcagaagccaggGAGTGAATTCTTGCAG GGCGTCAGATGCACCTTGCGTGG atgtgagatggggcagttccagctgccagaggagatttGTCCTGAAGTAGAAGAACAAGTCAGCAGTTTCTCCCAGAAAACCATTGCGCTGTCGGAAACTCTGAGGcagttcaaag acactctgccctcggCACTGGAGAGAACAAGAGGAAAATCcttgggagctttcagacaag GCTGCAGAACAGCCATGTCTGTCTCCAGTACAGCCAATGGCCTGcaaagccagggacaggaaatggctgtggagGAGCCAGTGAGCTTTGAGGAGGTGGCACTGtgtttctctgaggaggaatgggctctgctggacccgggccagagagccctctacagggatgtgatgcaggagaattgtgaagctgtgagctggctgg GCCAATGGGCGTGTCACCTCCTATTAGCAGGGACAGAGGAAGCGCTTGCATCTGACCAAG caggatttccagtctccgaAGCTCATATGATTTCTTGGGAGGAGCGAGGAGAGGAGCTGCAGATCCCTGATCTCCAGGGCTGTGaagaaggggagatcatcagtgacacccacacag CAGATGATGGGATGCTGAATGAGAACAATGAGGAGAGTCTTCAGCAGCAAGCACTAGAGGAAATGACTCCACATGTAATGTTATTGGCAAGATCTGAAGGGCGTGTTTCCCAGAAACCTGAGCAGGGAGAGATCTGTAAGAGTCAGCATAGCCTAgacaggcagcagggaaaccatccagagAAGGGACAGGGTAAATCTCGTCACAGGAGCAGAGGAGTGATAAAGATAGAAACCATTCAACAGAAAATCTCCCATGAACAAGCCCCCTCCACATACAATGACTATGCCACTCTTGTtgaacatcagagaatccacagagagaaacccttcatctgctctgactgcgggaaaagcttccttTGGAAATCACATCTTAATCAACATggaagaatccacacaggagagaaacctttcagctgctctgactgtgggaagacCTTCAGTAGGAACTCAACTCTTATTACACATAAGAGTGTCCACACCGAGGAAAAACCCTTTTATTGCtctgaatgtgggaaaagctttagtaGGAGATCAAATCTTTCTAGACATCGGAGAACCCACACAACAGAGCCATGTTTCAGCTCCTCTggctgtggggaaagcttcagggAGAGATCAGACCTTGTTAGGCACAGAGGAATCcgcacaggggagaaacccttcagctgctctgactgtgggaaaagcttcacttgGAAATTACATCTTAATCTACATAGGAGAATGCACACAGGGGAGAAATCCTTCatttgctctgactgtgggaaaagcttcatttGGAAATCACATCTTACAGCACATAGGAGAATGcacacaggagaaaaacccttcagctgctctgactgtgggaaaagcttcagtgggcATTCACATCTTATTAATCATgtgagaatccacacaggagagaaacctttcagttgctctgactgtgggagaaGCTTCAGGAGGAACTCACATCTTGTTACACATagaagaatccacacaggagagaaacccttcag ctgcagcacctgggcctgcagggtgcaccacaccgcctgcagcagctgcctgtgcctgggcaagcaggagagccaggaatga
- the LOC102461503 gene encoding uncharacterized protein LOC102461503 isoform X5, whose protein sequence is MVSIQKAAQEYKEILEAHLKTLREEREMLLGRKMTAERKSHEYLKQTQGERQMIVVEFQQLRQFLKEQERLLLAQLQKLDEEIVRLQTDTVRKLSAQISRLSQVIGELEGKCQKPGSEFLQGVRCTLRGCEMGQFQLPEEICPEVEEQVSSFSQKTIALSETLRQFKDTLPSALERTRGKSLGAFRQGCRTAMSVSSTANGLQSQGQEMAVEEPVSFEEVALCFSEEEWALLDPGQRALYRDVMQENCEAVSWLGQWACHLLLAGTEEALASDQAGFPVSEAHMISWEERGEELQIPDLQGCEEGEIISDTHTADDGMLNENNEESLQQQALEEMTPHVMLLARSEGRVSQKPEQGEICKSQHSLDRQQGNHPEKGQGKSRHRSRGVIKIETIQQKISHEQAPSTYNDYATLVEHQRIHREKPFICSDCGKSFLWKSHLNQHGRIHTGEKPFSCSDCGKTFSRNSTLITHKSVHTEEKPFYCSECGKSFSRRSNLSRHRRTHTTEPCFSSSGCGESFRERSDLVRHRGIRTGEKPFSCSDCGKSFTWKLHLNLHRRMHTGEKSFICSDCGKSFIWKSHLTAHRRMHTGEKPFSCSDCGKSFSGHSHLINHVRIHTGEKPFSCSDCGRSFRRNSHLVTHRRIHTGEKPFREEAGSFP, encoded by the exons tctgagggaagagagagaaatgctGCTGGGAAGGAAAATGACAGCAGAGAGGAAAAGCCAtgagtatctg aaacagacacaaggcgagaggcagatgattgtggttgagtttcagcagctgcgtcAGTTCCTGAAGGagcaagagcgactcctgctggcccagctgcagaaGCTGGACGAGGAGATTGtgaggctccagactgacactgtcaggaaactcTCTGCGCAGATTTCCCGTCTCAGCCAGGTGatcggtgagctggaggggaagtgtcagaagccaggGAGTGAATTCTTGCAG GGCGTCAGATGCACCTTGCGTGG atgtgagatggggcagttccagctgccagaggagatttGTCCTGAAGTAGAAGAACAAGTCAGCAGTTTCTCCCAGAAAACCATTGCGCTGTCGGAAACTCTGAGGcagttcaaag acactctgccctcggCACTGGAGAGAACAAGAGGAAAATCcttgggagctttcagacaag GCTGCAGAACAGCCATGTCTGTCTCCAGTACAGCCAATGGCCTGcaaagccagggacaggaaatggctgtggagGAGCCAGTGAGCTTTGAGGAGGTGGCACTGtgtttctctgaggaggaatgggctctgctggacccgggccagagagccctctacagggatgtgatgcaggagaattgtgaagctgtgagctggctgg GCCAATGGGCGTGTCACCTCCTATTAGCAGGGACAGAGGAAGCGCTTGCATCTGACCAAG caggatttccagtctccgaAGCTCATATGATTTCTTGGGAGGAGCGAGGAGAGGAGCTGCAGATCCCTGATCTCCAGGGCTGTGaagaaggggagatcatcagtgacacccacacag CAGATGATGGGATGCTGAATGAGAACAATGAGGAGAGTCTTCAGCAGCAAGCACTAGAGGAAATGACTCCACATGTAATGTTATTGGCAAGATCTGAAGGGCGTGTTTCCCAGAAACCTGAGCAGGGAGAGATCTGTAAGAGTCAGCATAGCCTAgacaggcagcagggaaaccatccagagAAGGGACAGGGTAAATCTCGTCACAGGAGCAGAGGAGTGATAAAGATAGAAACCATTCAACAGAAAATCTCCCATGAACAAGCCCCCTCCACATACAATGACTATGCCACTCTTGTtgaacatcagagaatccacagagagaaacccttcatctgctctgactgcgggaaaagcttccttTGGAAATCACATCTTAATCAACATggaagaatccacacaggagagaaacctttcagctgctctgactgtgggaagacCTTCAGTAGGAACTCAACTCTTATTACACATAAGAGTGTCCACACCGAGGAAAAACCCTTTTATTGCtctgaatgtgggaaaagctttagtaGGAGATCAAATCTTTCTAGACATCGGAGAACCCACACAACAGAGCCATGTTTCAGCTCCTCTggctgtggggaaagcttcagggAGAGATCAGACCTTGTTAGGCACAGAGGAATCcgcacaggggagaaacccttcagctgctctgactgtgggaaaagcttcacttgGAAATTACATCTTAATCTACATAGGAGAATGCACACAGGGGAGAAATCCTTCatttgctctgactgtgggaaaagcttcatttGGAAATCACATCTTACAGCACATAGGAGAATGcacacaggagaaaaacccttcagctgctctgactgtgggaaaagcttcagtgggcATTCACATCTTATTAATCATgtgagaatccacacaggagagaaacctttcagttgctctgactgtgggagaaGCTTCAGGAGGAACTCACATCTTGTTACACATagaagaatccacacaggagagaaacccttcag AGAGGAAGCTGGATCATTTCCGTGA
- the LOC102461503 gene encoding uncharacterized protein LOC102461503 isoform X3, protein MVSIQKAAQEYKEILEAHLKTLREEREMLLGRKMTAERKSHEYLKQTQGERQMIVVEFQQLRQFLKEQERLLLAQLQKLDEEIVRLQTDTVRKLSAQISRLSQVIGELEGKCQKPGSEFLQGVRCTLRGCEMGQFQLPEEICPEVEEQVSSFSQKTIALSETLRQFKDTLPSALERTRGKSLGAFRQGCRTAMSVSSTANGLQSQGQEMAVEEPVSFEEVALCFSEEEWALLDPGQRALYRDVMQENCEAVSWLGQWACHLLLAGTEEALASDQGFPVSEAHMISWEERGEELQIPDLQGCEEGEIISDTHTADDGMLNENNEESLQQQALEEMTPHVMLLARSEGRVSQKPEQGEICKSQHSLDRQQGNHPEKGQGKSRHRSRGVIKIETIQQKISHEQAPSTYNDYATLVEHQRIHREKPFICSDCGKSFLWKSHLNQHGRIHTGEKPFSCSDCGKTFSRNSTLITHKSVHTEEKPFYCSECGKSFSRRSNLSRHRRTHTTEPCFSSSGCGESFRERSDLVRHRGIRTGEKPFSCSDCGKSFTWKLHLNLHRRMHTGEKSFICSDCGKSFIWKSHLTAHRRMHTGEKPFSCSDCGKSFSGHSHLINHVRIHTGEKPFSCSDCGRSFRRNSHLVTHRRIHTGEKPFSCSTWACRVHHTACSSCLCLGKQESQE, encoded by the exons tctgagggaagagagagaaatgctGCTGGGAAGGAAAATGACAGCAGAGAGGAAAAGCCAtgagtatctg aaacagacacaaggcgagaggcagatgattgtggttgagtttcagcagctgcgtcAGTTCCTGAAGGagcaagagcgactcctgctggcccagctgcagaaGCTGGACGAGGAGATTGtgaggctccagactgacactgtcaggaaactcTCTGCGCAGATTTCCCGTCTCAGCCAGGTGatcggtgagctggaggggaagtgtcagaagccaggGAGTGAATTCTTGCAG GGCGTCAGATGCACCTTGCGTGG atgtgagatggggcagttccagctgccagaggagatttGTCCTGAAGTAGAAGAACAAGTCAGCAGTTTCTCCCAGAAAACCATTGCGCTGTCGGAAACTCTGAGGcagttcaaag acactctgccctcggCACTGGAGAGAACAAGAGGAAAATCcttgggagctttcagacaag GCTGCAGAACAGCCATGTCTGTCTCCAGTACAGCCAATGGCCTGcaaagccagggacaggaaatggctgtggagGAGCCAGTGAGCTTTGAGGAGGTGGCACTGtgtttctctgaggaggaatgggctctgctggacccgggccagagagccctctacagggatgtgatgcaggagaattgtgaagctgtgagctggctgg GCCAATGGGCGTGTCACCTCCTATTAGCAGGGACAGAGGAAGCGCTTGCATCTGACCAAG gatttccagtctccgaAGCTCATATGATTTCTTGGGAGGAGCGAGGAGAGGAGCTGCAGATCCCTGATCTCCAGGGCTGTGaagaaggggagatcatcagtgacacccacacag CAGATGATGGGATGCTGAATGAGAACAATGAGGAGAGTCTTCAGCAGCAAGCACTAGAGGAAATGACTCCACATGTAATGTTATTGGCAAGATCTGAAGGGCGTGTTTCCCAGAAACCTGAGCAGGGAGAGATCTGTAAGAGTCAGCATAGCCTAgacaggcagcagggaaaccatccagagAAGGGACAGGGTAAATCTCGTCACAGGAGCAGAGGAGTGATAAAGATAGAAACCATTCAACAGAAAATCTCCCATGAACAAGCCCCCTCCACATACAATGACTATGCCACTCTTGTtgaacatcagagaatccacagagagaaacccttcatctgctctgactgcgggaaaagcttccttTGGAAATCACATCTTAATCAACATggaagaatccacacaggagagaaacctttcagctgctctgactgtgggaagacCTTCAGTAGGAACTCAACTCTTATTACACATAAGAGTGTCCACACCGAGGAAAAACCCTTTTATTGCtctgaatgtgggaaaagctttagtaGGAGATCAAATCTTTCTAGACATCGGAGAACCCACACAACAGAGCCATGTTTCAGCTCCTCTggctgtggggaaagcttcagggAGAGATCAGACCTTGTTAGGCACAGAGGAATCcgcacaggggagaaacccttcagctgctctgactgtgggaaaagcttcacttgGAAATTACATCTTAATCTACATAGGAGAATGCACACAGGGGAGAAATCCTTCatttgctctgactgtgggaaaagcttcatttGGAAATCACATCTTACAGCACATAGGAGAATGcacacaggagaaaaacccttcagctgctctgactgtgggaaaagcttcagtgggcATTCACATCTTATTAATCATgtgagaatccacacaggagagaaacctttcagttgctctgactgtgggagaaGCTTCAGGAGGAACTCACATCTTGTTACACATagaagaatccacacaggagagaaacccttcag ctgcagcacctgggcctgcagggtgcaccacaccgcctgcagcagctgcctgtgcctgggcaagcaggagagccaggaatga
- the LOC102461503 gene encoding uncharacterized protein LOC102461503 isoform X2 — protein MVSIQKAAQEYKEILEAHLKTLREEREMLLGRKMTAERKSHEYLKQTQGERQMIVVEFQQLRQFLKEQERLLLAQLQKLDEEIVRLQTDTVRKLSAQISRLSQVIGELEGKCQKPGSEFLQGVRCTLRGCEMGQFQLPEEICPEVEEQVSSFSQKTIALSETLRQFKDTLPSALERTRGKSLGAFRQGCRTAMSVSSTANGLQSQGQEMAVEEPVSFEEVALCFSEEEWALLDPGQRALYRDVMQENCEAVSWLGQWACHLLLAGTEEALASDQAGFPVSEAHMISWEERGEELQIPDLQGCEEGEIISDTHTDDGMLNENNEESLQQQALEEMTPHVMLLARSEGRVSQKPEQGEICKSQHSLDRQQGNHPEKGQGKSRHRSRGVIKIETIQQKISHEQAPSTYNDYATLVEHQRIHREKPFICSDCGKSFLWKSHLNQHGRIHTGEKPFSCSDCGKTFSRNSTLITHKSVHTEEKPFYCSECGKSFSRRSNLSRHRRTHTTEPCFSSSGCGESFRERSDLVRHRGIRTGEKPFSCSDCGKSFTWKLHLNLHRRMHTGEKSFICSDCGKSFIWKSHLTAHRRMHTGEKPFSCSDCGKSFSGHSHLINHVRIHTGEKPFSCSDCGRSFRRNSHLVTHRRIHTGEKPFSCSTWACRVHHTACSSCLCLGKQESQE, from the exons tctgagggaagagagagaaatgctGCTGGGAAGGAAAATGACAGCAGAGAGGAAAAGCCAtgagtatctg aaacagacacaaggcgagaggcagatgattgtggttgagtttcagcagctgcgtcAGTTCCTGAAGGagcaagagcgactcctgctggcccagctgcagaaGCTGGACGAGGAGATTGtgaggctccagactgacactgtcaggaaactcTCTGCGCAGATTTCCCGTCTCAGCCAGGTGatcggtgagctggaggggaagtgtcagaagccaggGAGTGAATTCTTGCAG GGCGTCAGATGCACCTTGCGTGG atgtgagatggggcagttccagctgccagaggagatttGTCCTGAAGTAGAAGAACAAGTCAGCAGTTTCTCCCAGAAAACCATTGCGCTGTCGGAAACTCTGAGGcagttcaaag acactctgccctcggCACTGGAGAGAACAAGAGGAAAATCcttgggagctttcagacaag GCTGCAGAACAGCCATGTCTGTCTCCAGTACAGCCAATGGCCTGcaaagccagggacaggaaatggctgtggagGAGCCAGTGAGCTTTGAGGAGGTGGCACTGtgtttctctgaggaggaatgggctctgctggacccgggccagagagccctctacagggatgtgatgcaggagaattgtgaagctgtgagctggctgg GCCAATGGGCGTGTCACCTCCTATTAGCAGGGACAGAGGAAGCGCTTGCATCTGACCAAG caggatttccagtctccgaAGCTCATATGATTTCTTGGGAGGAGCGAGGAGAGGAGCTGCAGATCCCTGATCTCCAGGGCTGTGaagaaggggagatcatcagtgacacccacacag ATGATGGGATGCTGAATGAGAACAATGAGGAGAGTCTTCAGCAGCAAGCACTAGAGGAAATGACTCCACATGTAATGTTATTGGCAAGATCTGAAGGGCGTGTTTCCCAGAAACCTGAGCAGGGAGAGATCTGTAAGAGTCAGCATAGCCTAgacaggcagcagggaaaccatccagagAAGGGACAGGGTAAATCTCGTCACAGGAGCAGAGGAGTGATAAAGATAGAAACCATTCAACAGAAAATCTCCCATGAACAAGCCCCCTCCACATACAATGACTATGCCACTCTTGTtgaacatcagagaatccacagagagaaacccttcatctgctctgactgcgggaaaagcttccttTGGAAATCACATCTTAATCAACATggaagaatccacacaggagagaaacctttcagctgctctgactgtgggaagacCTTCAGTAGGAACTCAACTCTTATTACACATAAGAGTGTCCACACCGAGGAAAAACCCTTTTATTGCtctgaatgtgggaaaagctttagtaGGAGATCAAATCTTTCTAGACATCGGAGAACCCACACAACAGAGCCATGTTTCAGCTCCTCTggctgtggggaaagcttcagggAGAGATCAGACCTTGTTAGGCACAGAGGAATCcgcacaggggagaaacccttcagctgctctgactgtgggaaaagcttcacttgGAAATTACATCTTAATCTACATAGGAGAATGCACACAGGGGAGAAATCCTTCatttgctctgactgtgggaaaagcttcatttGGAAATCACATCTTACAGCACATAGGAGAATGcacacaggagaaaaacccttcagctgctctgactgtgggaaaagcttcagtgggcATTCACATCTTATTAATCATgtgagaatccacacaggagagaaacctttcagttgctctgactgtgggagaaGCTTCAGGAGGAACTCACATCTTGTTACACATagaagaatccacacaggagagaaacccttcag ctgcagcacctgggcctgcagggtgcaccacaccgcctgcagcagctgcctgtgcctgggcaagcaggagagccaggaatga
- the LOC102461503 gene encoding uncharacterized protein LOC102461503 isoform X4, whose translation MVSIQKAAQEYKEILEAHLKTLREEREMLLGRKMTAERKSHEYLKQTQGERQMIVVEFQQLRQFLKEQERLLLAQLQKLDEEIVRLQTDTVRKLSAQISRLSQVIGELEGKCQKPGSEFLQGVRCTLRGCEMGQFQLPEEICPEVEEQVSSFSQKTIALSETLRQFKDTLPSALERTRGKSLGAFRQGCRTAMSVSSTANGLQSQGQEMAVEEPVSFEEVALCFSEEEWALLDPGQRALYRDVMQENCEAVSWLGQWACHLLLAGTEEALASDQGFPVSEAHMISWEERGEELQIPDLQGCEEGEIISDTHTDDGMLNENNEESLQQQALEEMTPHVMLLARSEGRVSQKPEQGEICKSQHSLDRQQGNHPEKGQGKSRHRSRGVIKIETIQQKISHEQAPSTYNDYATLVEHQRIHREKPFICSDCGKSFLWKSHLNQHGRIHTGEKPFSCSDCGKTFSRNSTLITHKSVHTEEKPFYCSECGKSFSRRSNLSRHRRTHTTEPCFSSSGCGESFRERSDLVRHRGIRTGEKPFSCSDCGKSFTWKLHLNLHRRMHTGEKSFICSDCGKSFIWKSHLTAHRRMHTGEKPFSCSDCGKSFSGHSHLINHVRIHTGEKPFSCSDCGRSFRRNSHLVTHRRIHTGEKPFSCSTWACRVHHTACSSCLCLGKQESQE comes from the exons tctgagggaagagagagaaatgctGCTGGGAAGGAAAATGACAGCAGAGAGGAAAAGCCAtgagtatctg aaacagacacaaggcgagaggcagatgattgtggttgagtttcagcagctgcgtcAGTTCCTGAAGGagcaagagcgactcctgctggcccagctgcagaaGCTGGACGAGGAGATTGtgaggctccagactgacactgtcaggaaactcTCTGCGCAGATTTCCCGTCTCAGCCAGGTGatcggtgagctggaggggaagtgtcagaagccaggGAGTGAATTCTTGCAG GGCGTCAGATGCACCTTGCGTGG atgtgagatggggcagttccagctgccagaggagatttGTCCTGAAGTAGAAGAACAAGTCAGCAGTTTCTCCCAGAAAACCATTGCGCTGTCGGAAACTCTGAGGcagttcaaag acactctgccctcggCACTGGAGAGAACAAGAGGAAAATCcttgggagctttcagacaag GCTGCAGAACAGCCATGTCTGTCTCCAGTACAGCCAATGGCCTGcaaagccagggacaggaaatggctgtggagGAGCCAGTGAGCTTTGAGGAGGTGGCACTGtgtttctctgaggaggaatgggctctgctggacccgggccagagagccctctacagggatgtgatgcaggagaattgtgaagctgtgagctggctgg GCCAATGGGCGTGTCACCTCCTATTAGCAGGGACAGAGGAAGCGCTTGCATCTGACCAAG gatttccagtctccgaAGCTCATATGATTTCTTGGGAGGAGCGAGGAGAGGAGCTGCAGATCCCTGATCTCCAGGGCTGTGaagaaggggagatcatcagtgacacccacacag ATGATGGGATGCTGAATGAGAACAATGAGGAGAGTCTTCAGCAGCAAGCACTAGAGGAAATGACTCCACATGTAATGTTATTGGCAAGATCTGAAGGGCGTGTTTCCCAGAAACCTGAGCAGGGAGAGATCTGTAAGAGTCAGCATAGCCTAgacaggcagcagggaaaccatccagagAAGGGACAGGGTAAATCTCGTCACAGGAGCAGAGGAGTGATAAAGATAGAAACCATTCAACAGAAAATCTCCCATGAACAAGCCCCCTCCACATACAATGACTATGCCACTCTTGTtgaacatcagagaatccacagagagaaacccttcatctgctctgactgcgggaaaagcttccttTGGAAATCACATCTTAATCAACATggaagaatccacacaggagagaaacctttcagctgctctgactgtgggaagacCTTCAGTAGGAACTCAACTCTTATTACACATAAGAGTGTCCACACCGAGGAAAAACCCTTTTATTGCtctgaatgtgggaaaagctttagtaGGAGATCAAATCTTTCTAGACATCGGAGAACCCACACAACAGAGCCATGTTTCAGCTCCTCTggctgtggggaaagcttcagggAGAGATCAGACCTTGTTAGGCACAGAGGAATCcgcacaggggagaaacccttcagctgctctgactgtgggaaaagcttcacttgGAAATTACATCTTAATCTACATAGGAGAATGCACACAGGGGAGAAATCCTTCatttgctctgactgtgggaaaagcttcatttGGAAATCACATCTTACAGCACATAGGAGAATGcacacaggagaaaaacccttcagctgctctgactgtgggaaaagcttcagtgggcATTCACATCTTATTAATCATgtgagaatccacacaggagagaaacctttcagttgctctgactgtgggagaaGCTTCAGGAGGAACTCACATCTTGTTACACATagaagaatccacacaggagagaaacccttcag ctgcagcacctgggcctgcagggtgcaccacaccgcctgcagcagctgcctgtgcctgggcaagcaggagagccaggaatga
- the LOC102461979 gene encoding uncharacterized protein LOC102461979 isoform X2, producing the protein MLLGRPEGHVSQIREQGETCERQHSLERQHENHPGEGQGNFSHSSRGEKRNTETVQQKIPHQQSPCTCSDCEAPIEHQRAHTGEKLFTCSDSGKSFSKSEHLVTHRRTHTGEKPFNCSDCGKSFSRSTHLVRHRRTHTGEKPFNFSDCEKSFSRSSHLVTHRRTHTGDKPFSCSNCGKSFSRRSHLVTHRRSHTGEKPFSCFDCGKSFSGKSPLVRHRRTHTGEKPFHCSDCEKSFSTSSELVTHRRTHTGEKPFNCSDCGKRFNRSSHLIRHRKTHMRDILHLL; encoded by the coding sequence ATGTTACTGGGAAgacctgaagggcatgtttcccagATACGTGAGCAGGGAGAGACTTGTGAGAGGCAGCATAGCTTAGAAAGGCAGCATGAAAACCAtccaggagagggacagggtaacTTCAGTCACAGTagtagaggggagaaaagaaacacagaaaccgttcaacagaaaatcccccatcaacagtcaccctgcactTGTAGTGACTGTGAAGCTCCTATTGAACAtcaaagagcccacacaggagagaagctcTTCACGTGCTCTGactctgggaaaagcttcagtaaaaGTGaacaccttgttacccatagaaggacccacacaggagagaaacctttcaattgctctgactgtgggaaaagcttcagtagaagcacacaccttgttagacataggaggacccacacaggagagaaacctttcaatttcTCTGATTgtgagaaaagcttcagtcgcagctcacaccttgttacccataggaggacccacacaggagacaaACCGTTCAGTTGCTctaactgtgggaaaagcttcagtcgcaggtcacaccttgttacccataggaggtcccacacaggagagaaacctttcagttgctttgactgtgggaaaagcttcagtgggaAGTCAccccttgttagacataggagaactcacacaggagagaaacctttccattgctctgactgcgagaaAAGTTTCAGTACAAGTTCAGAGCTTGTTACCCAtcggaggacccacacaggggagaaacctttcaattgctctgactgtgggaaaagattcaatcGCAGCTCGCACCTTattagacataggaaaacccaCATGAGAGATAtccttcacctgctctga